Genomic window (Kogia breviceps isolate mKogBre1 chromosome 15, mKogBre1 haplotype 1, whole genome shotgun sequence):
TGTGTGTCCACTGTTGATGGCTTGGATTGTGGCTTGTGTGCCCTTGAGCCCCTTGACAGCCCGAGGGTGGAGAGTGGGTTGAAGTCAGCAGAGCTGCCCAGAGCTGGGAGGGGCGTCTGGTCTTCCTCCTGGCGCTGTCCCTGCCCTGGAGATGTTGGGAAATAGTATTGGAGTCGCTCTCACCCTTCGGGACACATGTTGGGTACTGCTTCCTCATGGGAGATTTCTCTGAGCATACGCCCACTTTCTGAAATctcatgacattttgtttttcacttggCGCCCTTAGTTCTGATGATAGGATGGCCCAACATAGAACTGTGTGATCCTGGctctcacttaacctctctgagcctcacaccCCTACTCTGTACCAGAAACAGTGAAATGTTCCACCCCCAGGAGCTGGGGAAAGATGTGTGAGGAGCAGAGACCGGCCTCACCCAGGGCCTGGCCCCTGTGGAATGGTTAAAGAGTGACTGGGGCATGTCCCCTGCACCCACTGTGTCCCCCAGTGTGGCCATCCTGCTGTATCTGACCCGCAAGTATGAGGCCCCTGACCACTGGTACCCCCAGGACCTTCAGGCCCGAGCCCGTGTGGATGAGTACCTGGCGTGGCAGCACACAGCCCTGCGAACAAGCTGCACCCGGACCATGTGGCAGAAGGTGAGCTTCGGAGCAGGGAGCCCTTCCTCGGTGACCGGGGGATGGTGCTTTCTGTCTAAGGCATTCCATTCAGACCTGAGACCTGAGAACACTAAATTCTAGAATGCCAGAGATGCTCCAGGGCAACCAACTTGTTTCCCAgaggggaaaccaaggcacagagccTGGGAATGACTCCCCCAATATGTCTTGATTCCTGAGCTGCTAGAAATTAATCTTGTGCCCTTTTGCACACTCCAGGCTGCCTGGGGATATTGTCTTTtgggagagaaaagaatcaaTCCTTCACTTTGCTACACATGTACTTTCCAGATGGAGAGGTGTTAAGCGAAAAACCTCAAAGTAGGAAGAAATAAGATATTTCACTAAATGTTGATCTGATTTCTGGGTATGCAAGGATTTATAAGCCTAGAAACAGTGGGAGACTTAAAGAAAAGGCTAATCGATTTTACACAAAATctgtgtaagaaaaaaaaaaagaatgaaaacaggcAAGAAAAACTGGGAAATATCATGGCAAAGAAATGTtagaaagaacattaaaaatttttttaattttaatttttatttttggctgtgttgggtcttcgttgctgcgcgtgggctttctctagttgtggtgcacggacttctcattgcagtggcttctcttgttgcagagcactggttctaggcgcacgggattcagttgttgtggcatgagggcttcagtagttgcagggtgcgggctcagtagttgtggcgcacgggcttagctgctccgtggcatgtgggatcttcccagaccagggctcgaacccgtgtcccctgcactggtgggtggattcttaaccactgcgctaccggAGAAGTccagaacccacatgccgcaactactgacgcccgcgcgcctagagcctgtgctctgcaacaagcgaagccaccaaaatgagaagcccgcacaccacaaggaaaagtagcccccactcgccgcaactagagaaagcctgggtgcaGCAACCCAACgcagcaataaaaaaataaaataaataaatatgctttaaaaaaaaaaagacgctcTTAGAAGCCCAtcaaaacacaggagaaaaatgtgcagaagaaacCAGCAGAGATGTAActgaaggacagagagaaaaggTCAATAAATGGATGAAAACATGTAACTTCAGTAAAAATCAAGCAAATTCACATTAAAAGAGCATGCAGATACCATTTTTACTTATCAAATGTGCAGAGGTTTTTGAAATGTGAACTCTGAGTTATTATTGGTAAAGCACTTACATAGTGTCTGGCACAGGGCAGGCTccctgtgtgtgtgagagagtgtgaGCTGGCCCCTGCTGCATGTATGGAACCACTGTTCTGGGGACCCatttgttgtcgttgttgttctaggccatgcagcttgtggggtcttagttccctgaccagagatgaaacccaggccctcggcagtgagtgCAGaagtctaaccactggactgccagggaattccctctgggGGTCCATTTGGCACAAAGAAGGTTTCCATAGCTTTGCAAGCTGTGGTGGGGGAGGAAGTCCAGTGCATTTGAGGGCAGAATGGAGAGAAGTCCAGGAGAGTGAGTGTAGATGTTTGCTACTCAGAGTGTGGGCCATGGGCCAGGAGCATGagcgtcacctgggagcttggaaatgcagagtctcaggccccacccaggtgTACTGATTAGGACCGTACACTTGAGCCACATCCCAGAGGGATCCGCACGCACATTCCCATTTGAGAAGcctggggtggagtgggaggtggggtgggagaggatggCTGCTGCCCTGTGTTGAGGCCTTTGCAGTGAGGACACTAGGGAGCCATGGAAGGCTTTATGCAAGGAGAAGATATGGGCAGACTGGGACTGCCAAAGTATCCCCCGGCTGCCCAATGTGATGACCCAGGAAGAGGTGGAGGCTATCTGTGCCTGAGTAAGGGATAAGGCCTGGGCTGGTAGTGGCCGTGGGCGGGAAATGGTAGATGGGAGTGAGAAGAAATGAGAAGGATGGCTGATAGGTGGAATGAGAGCAGGAACCATGCTGGGCCTTGGGCAGACCCTGAGCCCTCCCTCTGCCTGTCCGCCTACCAGATGTTGTTCCCTGTGTTCCTGGGCCAACGGGTGCCCCCTGAGACACTGGCATCTACTCTGGCCGAGCTGGACAGGTGCCTGCAGCTGCTTGAGGACAAATTCCTGAAGGACCAGGACTTCCTGTCTGGGCCTCACATCTCAGTGGCAGACTTGGTGGCCATCACAGAGCTGATGCATGTGAGTGTCGTGGGGTGGGGGGCCAGCTGGGCATTGGGGTACCCTGGGAGAGAGCCAGTATACCAGCTCACATTGCCTTTTCTGGCTGGAGGGCCCTGGGCGAGTCACtttcccctctgagcctcagcgtcctcatctgtaaaaaggggctTAAAAACCTCACCCTGCAGGGATATTGAGCAGCTTCTCGGTATTTCCTGGAGGAGAACCCCCAGCCTATCACCCGTGTGGCAGAGGAGGGAAAATCCACCCAAGGGATCCCTAAGTTGGGACATGCTGCCTTGTGCTTCCCTGGATCCCACCCCTCCACCCAGCTCCCTCTCCCATAGCCTGTCAGTGCTGGCTGTGACATCTTCAAAAGCCGGCCTAAGCTGGCTGCGTGGCGCCAGCGCGTGGAAGCTGCGGTGGGGGAGGACCTCTTCCAGGAGGCCCACGCGGTCATCATGAAGGCTAAGGACCTGCCTCCAGCTGACACTGCCATGAAGGAGAGGCTGAAGCCCTTGGCGCAGCTTTTGTTGCAGTGAGTACCAGGTGGGCCTGCAGAGCCACCGTCGACGGAGCTCTGTCCTCAGAATAAAGAAATGGCACTGCCTCCCCTCGGCTGTGAACGAGACACCTGCGCAGAGTCCTGTCCACAGTGCCTTCCACACGCCAGTCCTGTGTTCCTGCTTCTGTCTGCCTGCCAACTTCACCCTTACCCTTTGCACGCTGACTTCCATGTGACCTCTGGAAATAGCTTTAGTAAACACAGATGTGACCCTGACCCTGGCCCTCTCCTGTTTGCAACCTACCCTGGTGCCTCACTGCCCTGAGGCTAAAGGACAAAGGACgagtcactgaactgtacatttgaGGCCCTTCCCACTGTCCCTCCAGGGCACCCCCTCTGGTTTCCCCCTGGTTTCCCCCAGTAGCCCACCATTTTCCTGgctccaccccaccaccccagcaCCAACTCCCAGCTTCCTCCTTGGCCTCCTGGCCTTGGCTCAGCCTATTTCTGCTGCTTACCGGGCTCCCCGTCACCTTTCCTGCCTGGTGTTCTTCCTGGTCTTTTGGCATTTGTTACCACATCCTTCTCCAGGGAGAATTCCTCCAACTTCTCACCCTAGGCCAAGTCAGGTGACCCCTTTGGACTCCTCAGCCCCAAAGCTTCCCTCCCTCAGTCCTGGCAGGGAGCTGGTTCCATGCCCCTGGACTGGTACATGTCACAGTTGACTTGGTAAAGAGAGTCACAATCAGGAATCACCTCAGTCTCCTaaatctctctcctccctctgggaTGATGCTGTCTCCCACAGGTGGGGTGCAGGACTGGTTCATGAACCTCCTTGCAGGGAGGGAAGTCTCAGGTTAGTTCCTGGCCCTCCTGGTGCTGCTGAGGGGCTTTGCTCTCCCACTGTCTTCTCCACACTACACCCTGGGTCCCAGACTTGTCACCTGTCCCTCAGGATGGTCACAATCTACCTGTCTTGTGTCCTAGA
Coding sequences:
- the LOC131742395 gene encoding glutathione S-transferase theta-3-like isoform X1, which produces MRGWSWPGLGWITAAVNHPPPKSKLRCYLTQVPKGVWTQEGGTSSRLSVCDPLTSRVASSSLMPHLDGGLRKLVPGHWGRGWAETSEGSEFSPPASLVSPTGQHYSDDFAQVNPLRKVPALKDGDFTLAESVAILLYLTRKYEAPDHWYPQDLQARARVDEYLAWQHTALRTSCTRTMWQKMLFPVFLGQRVPPETLASTLAELDRCLQLLEDKFLKDQDFLSGPHISVADLVAITELMHPVSAGCDIFKSRPKLAAWRQRVEAAVGEDLFQEAHAVIMKAKDLPPADTAMKERLKPLAQLLLQ
- the LOC131742395 gene encoding glutathione S-transferase theta-3-like isoform X2, with protein sequence MGLQLYLDLLSQPCRAVYIFAKKNGIPFELRTVDLLKGQHYSDDFAQVNPLRKVPALKDGDFTLAESVAILLYLTRKYEAPDHWYPQDLQARARVDEYLAWQHTALRTSCTRTMWQKMLFPVFLGQRVPPETLASTLAELDRCLQLLEDKFLKDQDFLSGPHISVADLVAITELMHPVSAGCDIFKSRPKLAAWRQRVEAAVGEDLFQEAHAVIMKAKDLPPADTAMKERLKPLAQLLLQ